The window tgtgtgtttgttgatgtttttctgtgtctgtctgatcaGCTGGACTGTGTATGAACCGCTGGTGTTTGGAGGAACTGGTGAAGAGAGATCCTCACAACTTCCTCATCCTCCTACAGAAAATACTGAGGAAAACAAAGGAGGTCAGAGAAGCATCATTTTCCGAGTTGTGTGGTTGAATATGAGTAATGTCAGCCAGTTTCAGTTCAGCTTTTTCCTTCTCCAGGTGCTGCAGCAGTGTCAGTATGAGCTGGTGGTGCCTCTCACCCTCCTGTTCTCATCGACGCTCCTTAAAGTGAGCGACTctcctgctttttttattttttttttagtcttgcactgttgttgtgtgtctttaagCAGGTTTCTTGTCTTCAGGCTCCGTACGTGGCTCCAGACTGCGGCGTGCTGCAGGAGGCCTACCTGCTGTTCTGCAGCTTCCTGGCCTGGCCAGAGCCGTGCAGCTCCGCCTGCAAACGTCTGCTGAATGTCATCCAGCAGGAGCTCCGAGCGCCAGGTAACAAGCAGAAAGACACCAAAGCTAGAATACACTAATGCTAACACATAAACAGCTGAAATGGCTAAGAGTAGGCTAACAGCAACTGTTAGCTAAAAGTATGACTGAAGCAAAAAAGACAAGATAACAGGAACCTTTGGCGTTTGATTGTCTGTGACCACAAGGGGCAGCGTTTCCCTGCTGAGACACGCTCATAGTCTGGACGTccactgtctgactgtctgcgtgtgtctgtaggtgtttcatttcagaggctggtgcgcacagagcagggcctTTCCCACGACGTTAGCTCCTCCAAAACCATGTAAGTACATTCATTTAGTAAACGGCAAAACATAGCTCGATACAGTCTTaaatagcatgtgtgtgtgttagaatgGTGCTGTTGGTGAGTCCAGACGATGACGTTCCTCCTGAGGTCCAGTCTGTCTCTGAGCAGCTGAGTACCACCCGTCACTCCAGTAGAGACGTCACCATCACTCTGATCCTGCACAGCTTCCAGGCTGCTCTGGGCTACGAGCAGGACCTGCAGGTTCTCCATGCCGCCCTGCAGGTAACTGGCAAAAACACTGTCTCCTTATTATTATTCCCCGTTTGGTTTATACTAAAGTTCACTGATGTTCCTCCAGAGAAAGCAGCCCaaggagctggagcagctccTGGATGCGGTGACCGCGAGCATGGAGACGGCGACCTCTGCAGCAGACTTCAGGACAGCTCGACAGGATCTACTCCACAGCCTGGAGAGGCTCAGAGACAGCTTGGTTGATCCTGCTGATGGTTGCAGAGACACTGGTGATCAATGGGCTGCTTTAAGTTGTTTAAACCTGAATGTTCTCAAACATCACTGCCTGCTTCATCTCAATGTCTCCTGTTCTCTTCAGGATCTGCTGAGACCCTCATGTTTCCTGTCCCAAAATGTCACAGGTGCTCATGGGACAGCGACAACTTCGGTAATTATTCAGTCTACTTAAACCTCCACTCTGTATCACCGGACATGTTGTAACTTTTCCCTTCACACTTAGATGTTCTGAGGGACATCCTTGCAGCCGAACATGACCTGGATTCACCTCCAGACTGTTTCCTCAAACCTGAAACACACGAGGACGACATCAACGACACCAGTGTGGACGAGGAAGACGAGCTGGATGGATACAAAGCGGACGATGACTTTCAAAGCCACCGTATCTCCTCTgcgtcttcctcctccagggACTCCGGCTactctctgtcctccagctgctccgtGCCGTCCGGCTCGTCCGGAGTGGAAAGCGACCTTAGTGAGGACACGGCACATGAGGACGCCGAAGACAGACAAGACAGTCAACCCAAGCCTAGAAAGAAACCCAAAAAGAAGTCCAGGTCCCTCTTAGGCATGGAGCGCTTCTCTATGCTTTTCAAGACTCCTCGCAGTCCCAGCAACTGCCGCCGTGCGCAGAGCATGGGTTACCGTGGCGATATCGGAAAAGACTTTCAGAGAATTGAGCTGAAACACTCCAAGTCCTTCACCAGACCAGTCCTTCCTGCCATAAATCCTCTATCACCTCAGAAACACATGTGCGTCCGCAGGAGGCCGATCCTGAGCTGCAACGAGGAAATTCTGTCCGACGTGCCCACGCTGGTCAAAGTCGTGGTGTTTGGAGGCGACAAAGAGGCCGGCAGGCTCGCCAGAGCGTACAGCGACCTGCAGCAGAAAGAACGCCAAAGTCCACGACTCACCAagacctgcaggctgcagtttTACTTTGTCCCCACCAGAAGGACAACTGGGagtccaggaggaggaggaggaggaggaggaggacacacactgaatgaagGAAGTTTAACCAAACCTGCAGCCGCTTTGGTAAATCAAATAGAGGCCCATTCAGATTTTATGTCATAAGGGGATAAGCCCCGCCCCCCAAACAGCTCCACTTGTCTTTTTATGGGCAGCCATATTAAATAAAgtcgtttttttgtttattctgaCAGGACTCTAATGGCGTTTTACTGGAGGACAGTACCACAGATATCGCCCACATGTTGGGCACCATGGACCCCTGGTACGAGAGGAATGTCCTCAGTCTCCTCAGCATGTCCTCTGACGTCCTTGGTCAGGTACTTTCCACACTGTGGCTGCCTCTCTGATGTTGATCATCTTTGTGTAATAACACAGGACTCTTCACACTCAGGCTTCGTCTAAGGACGGCGACCTCACAGTGAGCGGCGGCAGCGTGgagcagctccccctgctggccgACATGGTGCTTTATTACTGCAGGCATGCACACCAGCCCATTCTGGTGCAGCTCTATCAGGCTGAggtcagaggacacacacacacacacacacacacacacacactgacaaaaaaaatcacactttttacTTCGCTCCTGCACACAGCTGACTCTGGCGGGTGGAGAGACGAGGAGGGAAGTGTTTATTCACTCTCTGGAGCTCGGGCACACAGCTGGAACCAGAGCTGTTAAAGCCATGGGTGAGTCACACtctaacacagacacacagacacacatcaacatgcacacatacagtctaataatgtgtgtgtgtgtgtgttctttttgaAGGTTCTGCCAGCAAAAGGTTTGGAATCGATAAAGAACGGGAGGCCGTCCCTTTACCACTAAGTGTTGCCTACAACAAGGTATCGATcctgcagcacaacacaacagacacacaacatttaCACTCAtaacactgagctgtgtgtgtgttcaggtggcTGTTAGTGGGAGGAGTCAGTGGGTCCAAAGAGAAGCTGTCTGCACCTCAATCAATCTGCACAAAGCATGCAGGACGCTGGAGCAGCCAGGTGTGTATCGCTGATTCAGCTCCATAGGTTTTGAGTCTTAAGCCACAGATTGATCACCTATCGCCTATCAATTCAAGGTTTAACAGAGAGTCTGCAGCTGACCATGGCAGAAGTCCGGAAGAGACAGTGCTCCAAGTCTAAGAAGAGCTACAACCAGGTACAGATGTGAAATCAGTCTTACACTGGGTCTGTTAACCCCCCCTCACACTGTCCTCCTCCGTCCGGCAGCACATCTCCATATCAGAGGTGAAGGTGGACCAAGTGCAGGTGAGCGGTGGAGAGGACGGGACGACATTCGCCGTGTGTCTGGATCAGGACGAGAAGAAGTTCATCCAGAGTGTCACCAGGTAAAAACAgggacacacaaaacacacacacacacacatacacacacactgatgctgtgtctctgcaggtgtgaggtgtctctgtgctgtaaaCCAGGAAGTGGGTCAGACTGGAGGTCCTACAAGCCGTCACCGGGACAAGTCCAACCTCTGCACCCGTCCTACTGCTCCCTGCTCTGCCTGCCCATCACCTCCTTCTCCGCCTCACATCCATGACGCACAAACCACACACTCTATAAGCTATTTATTGTGATGGGAACAATGGAACggttatttttaaatgtcacacaaTGGAAATAAAAACGGCTTCTTTTGCACTTCCTCCTGTGAGTTAATCACATCCCACCTCAATATACTCTAAAAACATTTAACTCCATTTAAACTAACAAACATAAACTCTGAGaaattttatgtttatttgtgtttttgttgttttgtatttttcccttttatatttatgtttttaatttcaaagaatatttgttgtaatattttttttctcgagtttttttcttatttttttttacttttacaaataatatatatttgtagtTCAGTGCCTCCATAATAATACTGTAAGTACAGTTCGAGTTGTTTGATCAGGGCTTTATCGGACCTGTGATCGGCCTCCgcaccaccagggggcgctgtagcCCTGGAGTCGCGCCAGGTGTTCAGGCTCCAGCTGGTCGCAGCGGGGTTAGAACAGGTGTCTCTGCTGCGAGCAGCAAACAAACCAACTCACGGATGTAAAGTCTGAATCAGAGGCGGAGAATGAAGACAAGCAGGAGAAAGTGAGGACTGTTTGGAgccagagtttaaaaaaaaaaaggtaaatgtTGAACTTTTactcgtttttttttcttatcataACGAAACTTACGTGACGTGGACATTTAAACAAGCGCATCCAGCCGGGCAGGTATTCAGGTTCCTGTTTGTTTTAGTAGAATCCACAGTTTGATATTCAGGATGCGCCATTTAAAACTTAACAAAGTGtctgtgtgacgtgtgctgcgcCTCTCTGTGTCCTTATCAGCGCTGATAAGTTCATAGAAAACCAGGAACTGTTCGGCTGCAGTGACACAGAGCGAGAAGAAGTCATTTATagataaataaacaacacagcATCAGAGCTCAGAGGCATTTATGTGTCATATATACATGTTATTTCATTGCTACTGCATGTGTCATCATATAAACTGATAAGAATACATAATATTGGTATTATTATgtgcagtggaggaggaagtactgaagcttggtacttgagtaaaagtacaaatacccagcaaaatatatactcaagtaaaagtagaagtgctacatcaacaatcctacttaagtaaaagtcttaagtacttttaaatgttcttaaagtattaaaagtaaaagtactcacacactgaatatatatgattgatttcaattgcaaaggatctgaacaggttaaaataatcaaagaaatcatctgaaatgaaaatggagcatgtgtagttaatgtccatgttcagtccagaagcagctgtggacaggtctgtgtgtcatgaggcaggctgtgggcatcaagtgaacagagaggctgctgataacaaacaggcattcagcatgtttactgtgtcagtgttcctgctgtagattcatgtgatgattcatgttcatcagtcattaatggatggacctgtgttagcagacagcagctaactagttagctcactgagccagagcaccggcatcatgactgaggctcattatagaaacacagctggcagcgtgacaccacctccatgcagagtctgacctcacatcagtccagcactgtgttcatcacaacagctgcaacatggaatggagtaaaagtataaagtatgcactattatttttacttgagtaaagtagaaatacatagttactttccaccactgattatGTGTTCTAGTAGCAAATTAATTCAGGAACAAATTAAAAGCAGACAGTCAGGAACCCTGTTTTGTTGACAGGAAGTTGTGATGATCATTGAACGGTTGATTAGAGAACTAAACCTGTGTGTAGTTCTCTTTCAGGTAAAATGAGTTGGTTGGATTGTGACTAATTTCTCGCTtctctcacctgtgtctctcagtttgAGTCCATGTGACACCCGTCAGACAGCTATCTGCTCCGCCACCATGAACAGGAACAAGCAGATCGACATCAAGCGCGCCCTCGCCCTCGCCGGCACCTTCCGCTTCCTGTGCTCCTGCGCCGACGCCTGCCTGCTCCCTTTCCTCACCCTGTACTTCAGACAGCTGGGCCTGACCCCCGCCATGACCGGCATCGTCATGGGCGCTCGACACTTCATCGCTCTGCTGTGGAGCCCCGCCGCAGGCCTGCTCGCCAAAGTCTACAACAAAAGGCGGGCGGTGATATACGGCTCTGTTTTGTTCTCTGTGGCCGCCgctctgcttctgctgctcGTCCCACCTGTTAAAGACCTACGGACGAACATCTGTAACACGTCTGAGCCGAGTGTGGGGTCAACACAAGGTCTGCCCGCGAGCAGCACTGCACCTCAGACATCGTCCGTGTGGACACGGGCTAAAGAAGCTCCTGCCACCTCACTTCCTGTGACGGCTGTGACGACGAGCAGCGTTTCCCCTGAGGAGAACACGTCAGTGATGGACACTAACTTAGCCACATTTCAACCCAGCAGCTCTTTGGTGAGAAAAAAGAGGTCTGAGATGAAATCTGAGCAACCACATGAGAAGGTGGAGAaagagatggaggtgaaggaggaggagagcggcCTGGACTTCCTGGGCAGCCTGAAGACGATGGACATCCAGCACCAGCTCTTCTTCTTGATCCTCATCATCATGTCGCTGTGGGAGTTTGTGTCGGCGCCTCTGGAGTGGACAGTGGATGATGGGCTGTATGAGTATCTGGACTTCGCGGATGCCTCGGACCGCTACAGCGGCAGCGAGGTGTGGGGTCTGCTGGGAGCGGCGTGTGGCGTTGGGGGAACAGGTCTGCTGGTGAGCCAGCTGAGTTGTTTCATAGCTGCTGAGACGCCGCGGAGCGCGGTGCACTTCTACAGCTATGCCGGGCTGGCAGCTCTGACGCTGCCCATGGCCTCCTCCCTGCCGCTGTACCTGAACAAGAAGCGGGGTCGAACCAGCGGGCTGCTGAAGGCTGTGCAGCTGGTGCAGGCCTCGCCGAGGGCGCTGCTCTGCGCCATCACCACCTCCCTGGTCGGGGTGGCGGTGTCATCCGTGGATAACTTCCTCCTGTGGCAGATGCAGGATCATGGGAGCACTGAGCTGCACATGGGCCTGTCTCTCGCCGTCGCTCGGCTCTCACAGGCCGCCTTCCCCCTGCTCGACACTTTCGTGTTCAAGCTTCTCAGCCCAGGCCGGGTGCTTGCGGTCAGCGCCGCCTGCCTCAGCTTGCAGAGCTTCTACTACTCCTTCCTGTGGGGAGCCTGGGCTGCACTTCCTGCACAGCTGCTGAGCTGTTTCAGCAGTGGCGCCCTCTGGTGGGCAGTGAAGGTGCAGTGCGAGGACGTCGCAACGCCGGGGGTCGAGAGGAACGTGAGGAGGGTCTACACCtccctgtctctgcagctgggAAGCGGACTGGGCAGCTTAGCAGGAGGGTTCGTGGTGCAGCGCTTCGGGCTGGCGTGGCTGTTCAGAGGGGCGGCGGCGGTCCTGCTGGTCTGGTGCCTCTGCCTACAGCTGCTCCAGTGGAAAGCTCCCCGCCAGCGCAGGATCAACTACTCCCGCCTTTTGGCAGCCGACATGAGTGAAGCCAGCGACTCTGAGTCGGAGAGAGACTGGCTGGATAAGGCGATGGAGGACGAcagaagcaacaacaacaactacacacagaggaCAAACCACtgaggacgcacacacacacaaaacctgaTTCCGACACGTCACTCTTCATCATCACAGCAACATGTCTCAGAGCAGCGTGATTGATTTCCTCCACTGACAGCTTCAATTACAGGCTCTGAATGAAATAATTTGGCGTTCCATCTGCGCCTCCTGCAGGATTTTACTAACCAAACATGGCGGCAGGATGATGGGCGGGCAGAAGGAGACACTGGAGCAGTGTTAAAACAACATGTGTACACAGGGCGAGGCCGAACGGGGCCGGCATCCTGTTACAGCTccagcttcttctgctgctgtcacatgtcTGAACTCTAAATGTTAAAGTGATGTTTATCTGAGGGCATGTGCAGAACCTGTCTGAGCTCATGCTGATCATTCCTCCGTCACATCCTTGTTCATGttagtttaaaataaataactgtctctgcctgtcacaccatgtctgcctcctcttcatACAGTCACATGCTGTGACTTCCTGCTAGCATGAAAAAAAGTTTGGTTTGGGTTTTGATTTCAGCAAATATTCACATTAGTGTGGATAAATATTAGCTCTACATGCAGTGTTTTAATGATGGTCTTTCAGTTTGGATCCAGATGCAGGTCCCTGAACATCTGGCTGCTCCCCTGAAGTCCTTTGTGTTATGTCGTGAACAGCTGAGCGGAGCCGCGGTGAAACAGTCACGGTTTGGTTCTGCGGTGGAGGACGCCGTCTCAGCGGTGACAGCGCAGCGGACCGTTCAGACGATTGACGTTTGTCTAAACTAACACaaaggaagcagctgctgtttgtcaggGTGTTTGCTGCATGAATTTAGAAAAatgatgtttgtctgtttaaaaATGAGCTCAGTGCATagatatgtttttaaaaaagtctttaaTGTTGATATGGGATTAGACTTGGCTTATGAGCTGAGCTGTTATACACcgttgtgtttacatgtttgtgtttacctgctcttaaaggaacagttcaccctaaaatcaaacatttcttTACATGTGTTCCTGTCGCCTGCAGTCTGATGTGAGTTTCAGTTTGACGTCCTTCTTTAAGTTCAATTCTGTATTTTACCTGGTTCACATACACAGCATgtgctgttttctttgtctctgccagcaggtggcgcctcTGAGCAGAGCTACATTAGCTGGTGGCTTCtcagagctccatcagtgtGGGTCAGGATCAGCtggcagctctcctcctcctcctcacaggtTACAGTGATGCTGCATGAACTCTGCTGTCATGTTTTAACGTTTCTCCGGCTGCAGgacttctgatttttttttgtaacatcaGGGGGAGTGTTTATTTTGAAGAAgatggaaaaagagaaaaaatccTGTCGGCTGTATGGTGCGCTGGAGCAGACGCAGGTGGAGGCAGCGACGGAGAAATCAAGTGAGTTTGGACTGACGGTTGATTTAATGTGGTTAGGAACACTAATGCACTTTATTTATCAGAGAAACATGAAAAGGGGAAAGAAGCAGCTGTTCTTGTGGCTCATGTTAAAGTTGGTTGTCAGCAGGGACGGAACTCAAATCTTTAAAGCCCACAGGGGCAcccgtgggggggggggggggggggggggggtgcagatgTGCCTGGTCTGGGTTCTGGTGtttagagagaggagaggaggaggcagcggctggaggaggagggtgcCGTTATTCAGGGTTGCTCCAGGAATTATTGGAAGGGTTAACACCCACAGAGCTCAGGCTAGTTTAcagctctttgttttgttttagtggAGACAGAACTCCCACGTCGCATTTTTACTGGGCTGAATAAAAAATGATCACACAGAATGAGCCGAAGCAGATTTCCACCAACAATAACCTACATTTTGTGAGTTATGCTGTGCCAGCAGCTGTATGCTAAGTTAGCATAGCATAAATACTGGAAATAGGGGGAAACAATTAGCCTAGCTTGGTCCAAATTATGTGTTCACAAGTGAGATTTAGGTGTCAATGCACAATTTCTCTTACTGTACCAACAGTGAGACCCTACTGTCTCAGTCTTGTTAGCATGGTAGCTTAGCATACACTCTCTTTTGACCCACCCAGGCTAGCTTCTCCTTCTGCTGCTTCATATTTCTTGGCATCAGACACAAGTGCCGATCCTTCCTCTttagtgacacctgtggtgGTAAGATGTAACTGCAGTTGTGCGCCTGAGACAAACCAAATACAGTTTGCTggtctctgtgtcctccagcAGAAGATGTTGTTTCGATGGCCGACTCCAGCGTCACGATGGAGGACATCGAAGGCGAGCTGTTCAGAATCGAGCGGATACAAGACATCCTGGTCCGGAGAGAATCCGAGCTGAGATACATGTGAGGCACAAACAAGTTGTGATAATGATTCATGCTCCGTGGCTTTTGTGATATTTGACCCAGGAGGATAGCAGAGTAAAAACTGTGCCGCCCTGGGAcgtaaacacagacagagacacagccagCGGTCCCTCAGGAGGGACAGACGACGCACCACGACTGTCAGCTCAACAGCAAGAGCAGCCATGTGCAGGACGGAtgagatgcagacagacacacacacacacacacaacttttctCTCTGATCCTTGCTTTTGATCATGTCAGTTTTTCCGTGAAGTCCTCCTCATTATTTAGACTCATGCTGATGTTGGTGGGTGAACCAGAGTCACCAtttttgtggtgtttgttttgttcgtGTTGCCGTGCAGCGGTCTGAGAgcgacacacacatcagcatccAGAGAGTGAGAAGCGACGCACAATCCCACGCCTAATAACAGATGATCGTTTCTCCACAGGTTTGCATGCGCTGGCCTGGGTTACAGCAACGTGTCGAGGACGCCATGCTTTTCCCAGAGTCACTGTTTGCAGAgcgggtggagggtggagggccacaaaaaataataataatagtcagAGTGTGTGATGAGTTCTGATGCTGTCAGCTGTGATCGGCTCACTCTGCACGAACCTCAGCGCCGTCTGAGTCCACTGCTCCTCTGTTTGATGAGCTCACACATCTTTCACACTGATGCCTGAATATTAATGCAAGGACAGACTTGATGACACATGATACATCCACATCATGCAGAGGTCTGGTCCGCCTCCtcccatcagctgctgtttgttcccCTCTCAGGATGGACGACATCCAGCTCTGCACAGAAATCACCAGGCTGAagcaggagctgcagaaacTCGTCTCCACTCCAGGTACATCCACCAGCTTCACCTGTCACCACCTCACACAACAGCTCTGAACACGCCGCGCTCACCGCTCATGGTCTCCAGAGGATGAGCCCCGCTCACCGATGGCAGCACAGGTCTCGACAGTCGGAGCATTTTGTGAATAAAGCTGCAGACGTGCATGGTTCCCAGAGGACGGATCCTCAGCACTTTGTCTCCACCTTCTgttgttagctagcttagcttagcttttttTTATCTGGAGCATCGGATCGTTCTGTCTGACACGTCGTAGTGTGTGGCTGCTCTAGCTTGCATGCTAACACCACAATTTCAAATGTATTCATCTACATACTACATGTGCACTAATAACTgtgatttgtttatgtgttaACCAGACAAAGACAAGTCCAAAGAGGACCGGGACAAGGAagaagagctgctgcagcagatcaACAAGCTGGTGGAGACCAGAGATTTCCTGGTGGACGACGTGGAGTTTGAACGGCTGAGGTAAAGCTAACATTTTCACATCTTCAACCCAGATTAGCATCACCTGCACGGTTTGTTTTGTGATGCTAAATTAGCCATCATTGCTAATAATCAGTCATTTTATTGTGAGGAATCTTTGAGTGACATTTTGATTGTTCAGTGTGACTGCAGGCTCAGTCCTGACAAATACTGCCCTGTGACATTTAACAGCGTTTGATacaatc of the Parambassis ranga chromosome 8, fParRan2.1, whole genome shotgun sequence genome contains:
- the LOC114440376 gene encoding uncharacterized protein C16orf45 homolog, with product MEKEKKSCRLYGALEQTQVEAATEKSTEDVVSMADSSVTMEDIEGELFRIERIQDILVRRESELRYMMDDIQLCTEITRLKQELQKLVSTPDKDKSKEDRDKEEELLQQINKLVETRDFLVDDVEFERLREREEDREMAAFLQSKCPKALAAKEASQDKNVASKSQQTSASFITKTGLTLLKDCCGFTCSVM
- the mfsd6l gene encoding major facilitator superfamily domain-containing protein 6-like isoform X1 — its product is MSLSPCDTRQTAICSATMNRNKQIDIKRALALAGTFRFLCSCADACLLPFLTLYFRQLGLTPAMTGIVMGARHFIALLWSPAAGLLAKVYNKRRAVIYGSVLFSVAAALLLLLVPPVKDLRTNICNTSEPSVGSTQGLPASSTAPQTSSVWTRAKEAPATSLPVTAVTTSSVSPEENTSVMDTNLATFQPSSSLVRKKRSEMKSEQPHEKVEKEMEVKEEESGLDFLGSLKTMDIQHQLFFLILIIMSLWEFVSAPLEWTVDDGLYEYLDFADASDRYSGSEVWGLLGAACGVGGTGLLVSQLSCFIAAETPRSAVHFYSYAGLAALTLPMASSLPLYLNKKRGRTSGLLKAVQLVQASPRALLCAITTSLVGVAVSSVDNFLLWQMQDHGSTELHMGLSLAVARLSQAAFPLLDTFVFKLLSPGRVLAVSAACLSLQSFYYSFLWGAWAALPAQLLSCFSSGALWWAVKVQCEDVATPGVERNVRRVYTSLSLQLGSGLGSLAGGFVVQRFGLAWLFRGAAAVLLVWCLCLQLLQWKAPRQRRINYSRLLAADMSEASDSESERDWLDKAMEDDRSNNNNYTQRTNH
- the LOC114440353 gene encoding phosphoinositide 3-kinase regulatory subunit 5-like; translated protein: MMPMTEHSSCTEDRIQHVLERCLCNLGLSTPDKHLWDAGLCMNRWCLEELVKRDPHNFLILLQKILRKTKEVLQQCQYELVVPLTLLFSSTLLKAPYVAPDCGVLQEAYLLFCSFLAWPEPCSSACKRLLNVIQQELRAPGVSFQRLVRTEQGLSHDVSSSKTIMVLLVSPDDDVPPEVQSVSEQLSTTRHSSRDVTITLILHSFQAALGYEQDLQVLHAALQRKQPKELEQLLDAVTASMETATSAADFRTARQDLLHSLERLRDSLVDPADGCRDTGSAETLMFPVPKCHRCSWDSDNFDVLRDILAAEHDLDSPPDCFLKPETHEDDINDTSVDEEDELDGYKADDDFQSHRISSASSSSRDSGYSLSSSCSVPSGSSGVESDLSEDTAHEDAEDRQDSQPKPRKKPKKKSRSLLGMERFSMLFKTPRSPSNCRRAQSMGYRGDIGKDFQRIELKHSKSFTRPVLPAINPLSPQKHMCVRRRPILSCNEEILSDVPTLVKVVVFGGDKEAGRLARAYSDLQQKERQSPRLTKTCRLQFYFVPTRRTTGSPGGGGGGGGGHTLNEGSLTKPAAALDSNGVLLEDSTTDIAHMLGTMDPWYERNVLSLLSMSSDVLGQASSKDGDLTVSGGSVEQLPLLADMVLYYCRHAHQPILVQLYQAELTLAGGETRREVFIHSLELGHTAGTRAVKAMGSASKRFGIDKEREAVPLPLSVAYNKVAVSGRSQWVQREAVCTSINLHKACRTLEQPGLTESLQLTMAEVRKRQCSKSKKSYNQHISISEVKVDQVQVSGGEDGTTFAVCLDQDEKKFIQSVTRCEVSLCCKPGSGSDWRSYKPSPGQVQPLHPSYCSLLCLPITSFSASHP
- the mfsd6l gene encoding major facilitator superfamily domain-containing protein 6-like isoform X2; translation: MNRNKQIDIKRALALAGTFRFLCSCADACLLPFLTLYFRQLGLTPAMTGIVMGARHFIALLWSPAAGLLAKVYNKRRAVIYGSVLFSVAAALLLLLVPPVKDLRTNICNTSEPSVGSTQGLPASSTAPQTSSVWTRAKEAPATSLPVTAVTTSSVSPEENTSVMDTNLATFQPSSSLVRKKRSEMKSEQPHEKVEKEMEVKEEESGLDFLGSLKTMDIQHQLFFLILIIMSLWEFVSAPLEWTVDDGLYEYLDFADASDRYSGSEVWGLLGAACGVGGTGLLVSQLSCFIAAETPRSAVHFYSYAGLAALTLPMASSLPLYLNKKRGRTSGLLKAVQLVQASPRALLCAITTSLVGVAVSSVDNFLLWQMQDHGSTELHMGLSLAVARLSQAAFPLLDTFVFKLLSPGRVLAVSAACLSLQSFYYSFLWGAWAALPAQLLSCFSSGALWWAVKVQCEDVATPGVERNVRRVYTSLSLQLGSGLGSLAGGFVVQRFGLAWLFRGAAAVLLVWCLCLQLLQWKAPRQRRINYSRLLAADMSEASDSESERDWLDKAMEDDRSNNNNYTQRTNH